Proteins from a genomic interval of Bradyrhizobium sp. CCBAU 53340:
- the asnB gene encoding asparagine synthase (glutamine-hydrolyzing), giving the protein MCGALAHRGPDDAGTWFSPDRRVGLGHRRLAIIDLSPLGHQPMSSDDGQITIVFNGEIYNFQEVRAELQARGNSFRSASDTEVVIAAYRTWGPACLDRLVGMFALAIWDDSKRRLFVTRDRAGEKPLFYLHKNGRFAFASELKAILVDPNIPRSINREALDDYLAYGYVSGSLCIFDGFAKLPPGHWLTYEPDLDRLQISRYWDLPIRAADTARSDLQELTSDLEFLMTQSVRCQLIADVPIGIMLSGGLDSSLVAAAAVRSSGRAVRTFNVAFPGYPSFDESRHARRVADYLGSNHTELVAEPGSGEFLPSLIRQYDEPIADNSVLPTYLVSRAIRKECAVALGGDGGDELFGGYIHHPWLLKIAQLRKFGLHRLGLEALAAKSIPLGIQGRNAIMGLLSRNEPHTALTRLLDPIARSRLTGRPMSAAPELRRAGLETVCGGIDAICAAEFRSYLPDDILVKVDRASMLTSLEVRAPLLDHRIVEFAFGRLPGRFKVQDARRKIILRALAQRWLPPDFDSHRKQGFSIPLHEWFQGPWRPLVDDLIATGSPLFERRFLARLLSRLRSTERGSRRLFQLMMIEMWRREYRASVPE; this is encoded by the coding sequence ATGTGCGGTGCACTCGCACACCGAGGCCCGGACGACGCTGGTACCTGGTTCAGTCCTGATCGGCGGGTAGGCTTAGGTCATCGGCGCTTAGCCATAATCGATCTCAGCCCTCTCGGTCATCAACCAATGAGTTCGGATGATGGCCAGATAACAATTGTCTTTAACGGTGAGATTTACAACTTTCAGGAAGTTCGAGCCGAACTTCAGGCGCGCGGCAATAGTTTTCGCAGCGCAAGCGATACCGAGGTCGTGATCGCCGCGTATCGAACGTGGGGCCCCGCGTGCCTCGATCGCTTGGTCGGAATGTTCGCGCTCGCGATCTGGGACGACTCCAAACGACGCCTGTTCGTTACTCGCGATCGGGCCGGCGAAAAGCCTTTATTCTATTTGCACAAGAATGGCCGGTTCGCTTTCGCATCCGAACTGAAAGCTATTCTCGTTGATCCGAACATCCCACGGAGCATCAATCGCGAGGCGCTCGACGATTACTTGGCGTATGGTTACGTTTCCGGGTCACTTTGCATCTTCGACGGATTCGCAAAGCTACCACCGGGGCATTGGCTAACTTACGAACCCGATCTGGATCGACTGCAGATCAGCAGATATTGGGACCTACCGATACGTGCTGCCGACACCGCGCGGAGCGATCTGCAAGAGCTCACAAGCGATCTCGAGTTCCTGATGACGCAGAGCGTGCGCTGCCAGCTCATCGCTGATGTGCCGATTGGCATCATGCTGAGCGGTGGTCTTGATTCGAGCCTCGTGGCTGCCGCGGCCGTCAGGAGTTCGGGGCGGGCTGTTCGCACCTTCAACGTCGCCTTTCCAGGCTATCCGAGCTTCGACGAGTCACGCCACGCGCGTCGGGTCGCTGATTATCTCGGTTCAAACCATACTGAACTCGTCGCTGAGCCGGGCTCGGGCGAGTTCCTGCCTTCACTCATCCGTCAATATGACGAGCCTATCGCTGACAACTCGGTGCTTCCCACCTATCTGGTGAGTCGCGCAATTCGAAAGGAATGCGCTGTCGCCCTAGGAGGCGACGGCGGCGATGAACTCTTCGGTGGCTACATTCATCATCCTTGGCTTCTGAAGATCGCGCAACTACGGAAGTTTGGTCTGCATCGGCTCGGATTGGAGGCACTCGCCGCAAAATCGATACCGTTGGGAATCCAAGGACGCAACGCGATCATGGGGCTACTCAGCCGCAATGAGCCACACACAGCGCTGACGCGGCTACTTGATCCGATTGCGCGGTCGCGACTGACCGGCCGGCCGATGTCGGCTGCCCCGGAACTTCGCCGCGCTGGATTGGAAACAGTCTGCGGTGGCATAGATGCGATTTGTGCCGCCGAGTTTCGCAGCTACTTACCGGATGACATTCTCGTCAAAGTCGATCGGGCTAGCATGCTCACATCCCTGGAGGTGCGCGCGCCGCTCCTGGATCATCGAATCGTCGAGTTTGCTTTTGGGCGATTGCCCGGAAGATTCAAAGTCCAAGATGCTCGAAGAAAGATAATTTTGCGTGCTCTTGCACAGCGCTGGCTGCCTCCCGACTTTGATAGTCACCGAAAGCAGGGTTTCTCGATCCCTCTGCATGAATGGTTCCAGGGGCCTTGGAGGCCACTCGTGGACGATCTCATCGCGACCGGTTCGCCACTTTTTGAAAGACGATTTTTGGCGCGCCTCCTGTCAAGACTTCGGTCGACAGAGCGCGGAAGTCGCCGCTTATTTCAGCTCATGATGATCGAGATGTGGCGCCGTGAGTATCGTGCTTCCGTACCAGAATAG